One Lysinibacillus fusiformis genomic window carries:
- a CDS encoding GNAT family N-acetyltransferase, protein MSHQIKIRVAVQEDAEKLLEIQRAVIAEELYLMTALEEFQQTVTGQQAWIQSKLINERETILVAQFHNEIVGWLMFQSPNRQRLSHTGTFGMMVHKDYRNHGIGKRLLEELLEWAMKNPYIKKVGLGVFSTNERAIALYKKMGFVEEGRKIHEIKINDNEYIDDVLMYKMV, encoded by the coding sequence ATGAGCCATCAAATTAAAATTCGAGTTGCTGTACAAGAAGATGCTGAAAAGCTACTTGAAATCCAGCGTGCAGTAATAGCCGAAGAGCTTTATTTAATGACAGCATTAGAGGAATTTCAGCAAACAGTTACTGGTCAACAAGCATGGATACAGTCGAAACTAATCAATGAACGGGAAACGATTCTCGTCGCACAATTTCACAATGAAATTGTTGGCTGGCTTATGTTTCAATCACCCAATCGACAACGATTATCACATACAGGTACCTTTGGTATGATGGTTCATAAAGACTATCGTAATCACGGGATTGGCAAGCGCTTATTGGAAGAACTATTAGAATGGGCCATGAAAAACCCATATATTAAAAAAGTTGGTTTAGGTGTTTTTTCCACGAATGAACGAGCTATTGCTCTTTATAAAAAAATGGGGTTTGTTGAAGAAGGCCGAAAGATTCATGAAATTAAAATAAATGACAATGAATACATAGATGATGTCTTAATGTATAAAATGGTGTAA
- a CDS encoding ATP-binding cassette domain-containing protein: MELMLKNVVKKYNGTSILDGVSATFKGGTCYLLLGQNGAGKSTLAKCMVGDEKVDTGSILLKGSTSQVFEEIAIQYQTFESYKHLNIREIIQLFKKLTKNAYYSEELYEILGIESYKRVLLKNASGGQRKAVSIFLAFLLNKPIILLDEPFADLDLMKKKQLLLFLQTTMQQQSKILIIINHY, encoded by the coding sequence ATGGAACTTATGTTGAAGAATGTTGTGAAAAAATATAATGGCACGTCGATATTAGATGGTGTCTCAGCCACTTTTAAAGGTGGTACTTGTTATCTACTATTGGGTCAAAATGGAGCAGGAAAGTCGACTTTGGCAAAATGCATGGTGGGGGATGAAAAAGTAGATACAGGTTCGATACTTCTTAAAGGCTCAACTTCTCAAGTCTTTGAAGAAATCGCTATACAGTATCAAACATTTGAAAGTTATAAGCATTTAAACATTCGTGAGATTATTCAATTGTTCAAAAAATTAACGAAGAATGCTTACTATTCAGAAGAATTATATGAAATTTTGGGTATCGAGTCTTATAAACGTGTACTATTAAAAAATGCATCAGGCGGTCAACGTAAGGCCGTATCTATTTTTTTAGCATTTCTGTTGAATAAGCCAATAATTCTTTTAGATGAGCCATTTGCAGATTTGGATTTAATGAAAAAAAAGCAATTACTTCTTTTTTTACAAACAACAATGCAACAGCAAAGCAAAATATTAATCATTATTAATCATTATTAG
- a CDS encoding RNA polymerase sigma factor, with the protein MSLMTSNEEWMEAFKNGNVEAFENLYSHLYEPLYCFLFRYTREEQLSIDIVQDTFERLQYVKDDFDHRKGTVKAFLFQIAYRLMINKLNRRKKWRTLLPFLTPIPSYRLSSDEKLTVQQAILKLPDKQRAVILLAYYHDLPQDDIAMILSIPTGTVKSRLLSAMKSLKEELKEDFDAKG; encoded by the coding sequence ATGAGCTTGATGACAAGCAATGAGGAGTGGATGGAGGCTTTTAAAAATGGAAATGTAGAGGCTTTTGAAAACCTTTATAGTCACCTGTATGAGCCTCTGTATTGCTTTTTGTTTCGCTATACACGTGAAGAGCAGCTAAGTATTGATATTGTGCAAGATACCTTTGAACGTTTACAATATGTAAAAGATGATTTCGACCATCGCAAGGGGACAGTCAAAGCATTCTTATTTCAAATTGCGTATCGGTTAATGATTAATAAATTGAATCGGCGCAAGAAATGGCGCACGCTTCTTCCATTTTTAACACCTATACCAAGTTATCGATTATCATCAGATGAGAAATTAACTGTGCAACAAGCGATCCTCAAATTGCCGGATAAGCAGCGAGCTGTTATTCTGCTAGCATACTATCATGATTTACCACAGGATGATATTGCGATGATTCTATCTATTCCAACAGGTACAGTTAAATCGAGACTACTTAGTGCGATGAAATCTTTGAAAGAGGAACTAAAGGAGGATTTCGATGCTAAAGGATGA
- a CDS encoding cupin domain-containing protein, protein MEIYKFTIDVGKTIDNYNSISAFYTKIMQTVEPTNIGLIYIEPGGVVGLHEAPVPQLFVVIQGEGWVSGDDSKKVALKHGEGVLWQTGQAHASGSDTGLTALVIQSKQIEVPANK, encoded by the coding sequence ATGGAAATCTATAAGTTTACGATAGATGTTGGTAAGACAATTGACAATTATAACTCGATCTCTGCATTTTATACGAAAATAATGCAGACGGTGGAGCCTACTAATATTGGTTTGATTTACATAGAGCCTGGTGGCGTTGTTGGGCTTCATGAAGCACCAGTTCCGCAGTTATTCGTGGTTATTCAGGGTGAAGGTTGGGTGAGTGGCGACGATAGTAAGAAAGTAGCATTAAAGCATGGTGAGGGCGTCCTTTGGCAAACTGGACAAGCACATGCATCTGGGAGCGATACAGGGTTAACAGCACTCGTGATTCAATCCAAGCAAATTGAAGTTCCAGCCAATAAGTGA
- a CDS encoding alpha/beta hydrolase, which produces MKKLLVVCFVALLLVGCTQNEKDTQVDMTEEVKAMNEQLIGKWAGDIEIPNGSLPVIVDLQKEGGTLSVPAQNVSNYPFKSVKYDGDQVIVSINLNGSAIEIKGTLKGEQIEATFNQNGGNYTLLLKPYEEQPVSYETITVPVTDGDLTVALQKSNKEPSPVVLILAGSGPTDKDGNSAIAGKNNSLKMLAEGLADEGVATVRYDKRGVGDNLSLLTKEEDVSIDQFVDDAVQVINTLLADKAYSSVHIIGHSEGSLIGMLAAQKANVDSFVSIAGAGRAIDEILVEQLAGQLTPPLTKETTKILTSLKKGELVDHVSPELQALFRPSVQPYMISWLKYNPARELEKLNSRVLIIQGTTDLQVKATDAEALKTGRKDAELLYVEGMNHVLKTAPAEREGNLATYANPTLPLQEDLLPAIQKFIVND; this is translated from the coding sequence ATGAAAAAGCTATTAGTAGTATGCTTCGTCGCATTATTATTAGTTGGCTGTACGCAGAATGAAAAGGATACACAGGTTGATATGACAGAGGAGGTCAAAGCTATGAATGAGCAGCTGATAGGAAAATGGGCAGGTGATATTGAAATTCCAAACGGCTCACTCCCAGTTATTGTTGATTTACAAAAAGAAGGTGGGACGTTATCAGTACCAGCGCAAAATGTAAGTAATTATCCATTTAAAAGTGTGAAGTATGATGGTGATCAAGTAATTGTTTCCATCAACTTAAATGGCTCGGCTATTGAAATCAAGGGTACATTAAAGGGTGAGCAAATTGAAGCTACTTTTAATCAAAATGGTGGGAACTACACACTTTTATTAAAGCCCTACGAAGAACAGCCAGTATCCTATGAGACAATCACTGTCCCTGTTACAGATGGTGATTTAACAGTAGCGCTTCAAAAAAGTAATAAGGAACCATCACCAGTTGTGTTAATTTTAGCAGGTTCAGGTCCGACAGATAAGGATGGTAATTCAGCAATTGCTGGTAAAAATAATAGTTTAAAAATGCTTGCCGAAGGATTAGCGGACGAAGGTGTTGCTACTGTTCGATATGATAAACGTGGTGTCGGTGATAATCTGTCCCTTTTAACAAAGGAAGAAGATGTGTCCATCGATCAATTCGTAGACGATGCTGTTCAAGTTATTAATACCCTTTTAGCAGATAAAGCCTATTCCAGTGTTCATATTATTGGGCATAGTGAGGGTTCATTAATTGGCATGCTCGCTGCTCAAAAAGCAAATGTGGATTCATTCGTATCAATCGCAGGGGCAGGTAGAGCGATTGATGAAATATTAGTTGAGCAATTAGCAGGGCAGTTGACGCCACCATTAACGAAGGAAACAACGAAAATTCTTACTTCGTTAAAAAAAGGTGAGCTCGTAGATCATGTTTCTCCAGAACTACAAGCACTGTTTAGACCATCTGTACAACCGTATATGATTTCTTGGTTAAAATATAATCCGGCTCGTGAACTTGAAAAATTGAATAGCCGAGTTTTAATTATTCAAGGTACAACGGATTTACAAGTGAAAGCGACAGATGCGGAGGCATTAAAGACTGGAAGGAAAGATGCTGAACTTTTATATGTAGAAGGTATGAATCATGTCCTGAAAACTGCACCAGCAGAGCGCGAGGGGAATTTAGCGACGTATGCAAATCCAACGTTGCCGCTGCAGGAGGACTTACTACCTGCCATTCAAAAATTTATTGTGAATGACTAG
- a CDS encoding ABC transporter permease: MISWIIKMSFAGSEETLFFMIKGQFMPISILLLIFSFAFSSATIYLADLKAELTYNWIQRTDVTSFKYYLGMGIGVFTLMNIYLILLLIGYRLLIDIPLASMTMIVLVSNFVLLALYPLSFILASLFRNGKVAQSMLVPIMLVFMFSITMTTMLLSLAGKNPHDYYIFLGWNPMLYLNDIVQFNLDLIQKTWLPQYQYFMILTVLSLLLAIIAKKVYNFR, from the coding sequence TTGATTTCATGGATAATTAAAATGTCATTTGCAGGAAGTGAAGAGACGCTTTTCTTTATGATAAAGGGGCAATTTATGCCGATCTCCATTTTATTACTCATCTTTTCATTTGCCTTTTCTAGTGCGACAATTTATTTAGCAGATTTAAAGGCAGAGCTTACCTACAACTGGATACAGCGTACAGATGTCACATCCTTCAAATATTACTTGGGTATGGGTATTGGTGTATTTACGCTAATGAATATTTATTTAATCCTTTTATTAATTGGTTATCGCTTGTTAATAGACATACCACTTGCATCGATGACGATGATAGTTCTTGTTAGTAATTTTGTGTTATTAGCACTTTATCCGTTAAGCTTTATTTTGGCAAGTCTATTTCGAAATGGCAAAGTCGCACAAAGTATGCTTGTGCCAATTATGCTCGTTTTTATGTTTTCGATTACGATGACGACTATGCTTTTAAGTTTAGCTGGTAAAAATCCGCATGATTATTATATATTCCTAGGTTGGAACCCAATGTTATATTTAAATGACATTGTGCAATTTAATCTGGATTTAATACAGAAAACGTGGTTGCCACAGTATCAATATTTTATGATTTTAACAGTTTTAAGTTTGTTGTTAGCGATTATCGCTAAAAAAGTATATAACTTTCGGTAG
- a CDS encoding GNAT family N-acetyltransferase — protein sequence MTLIIRQMQVDDIIFVQEVAKSSWHDTYEGIIPKEIQDRFLQVAYSEETLIKRLHKSPFLVAELEGSLVGFANFSTINDGQAELYAIYLSPNLQHKGIGTALLEKGIQALEGATNLTVCVEKDNTIGRHFYQAKGFQLVEEFDDLFDGHVLKTVRMELSLTK from the coding sequence TTGACATTAATTATACGACAGATGCAAGTGGATGACATCATTTTTGTACAAGAAGTTGCCAAGAGTAGCTGGCATGATACATATGAGGGAATTATTCCAAAAGAGATACAGGATCGTTTTTTACAAGTAGCTTATAGTGAAGAAACATTAATAAAACGTCTCCATAAAAGCCCCTTTTTAGTTGCTGAACTAGAAGGGTCACTAGTCGGCTTTGCAAACTTTTCAACTATTAACGATGGTCAGGCTGAACTTTACGCTATTTATCTTTCTCCAAATTTGCAACATAAAGGTATCGGCACAGCTCTGCTAGAAAAGGGCATTCAAGCGTTAGAGGGTGCAACTAATCTCACAGTTTGTGTAGAAAAAGATAATACAATTGGTAGGCATTTTTATCAGGCAAAGGGTTTCCAATTGGTAGAGGAATTTGATGATTTATTTGATGGGCATGTGTTAAAGACTGTTCGCATGGAATTGTCACTGACTAAATAA
- a CDS encoding YpzG family protein: MSRPEHLDPKSQKIHRNWSRIKHSKSQVNGETEITLHNRILRSEAKARQF, encoded by the coding sequence ATGAGTAGGCCTGAACATTTAGACCCCAAATCTCAAAAAATCCACCGCAACTGGTCAAGGATTAAGCATTCGAAATCTCAAGTAAATGGTGAAACAGAGATTACTCTGCATAATCGTATCTTGAGAAGTGAAGCGAAAGCCCGACAGTTTTAA
- a CDS encoding group-specific protein, with protein MVIILALVIPLDRKYVVRENRKINYKKTTIYLRWNVFDTLTLVLSIYTILCVQALNFLLTAGQTIENPYVQFFTNQSQAWVIVIVAYLVSRVSITLKSIKAHWGDELDDKQ; from the coding sequence ATGGTAATTATTTTAGCACTTGTGATTCCTCTGGATAGAAAATATGTCGTTCGGGAAAATAGGAAGATTAATTATAAAAAAACAACGATTTATTTACGCTGGAATGTGTTTGATACGCTAACACTTGTTTTATCAATTTATACGATACTTTGTGTGCAGGCATTAAATTTCTTGTTAACTGCTGGTCAAACGATTGAAAATCCGTATGTGCAGTTTTTTACAAATCAGTCACAAGCATGGGTGATTGTGATAGTGGCCTATTTAGTTTCGCGTGTTTCCATAACATTAAAGTCGATTAAGGCTCATTGGGGGGATGAGCTTGATGACAAGCAATGA
- a CDS encoding sensor domain-containing diguanylate cyclase, whose translation MKILKKLQRQNTIKNQLRRGHVSITFIISLFIFIPTLFIEYQQTIKHQNEEMANYLDAQTYFFESWLTERSRDIHTIANLDFVRSYNYEKSQTFFQDFKEQTDFADLIFVNKEGIIQFDTVTEYRRNGTGFDVNDRQYFQVAKETKQPYITDIIISKVTKQPIIAFASPILNEEQQFNGVVFGTVNLLTITQLLHESRVGFLGHAYILNQDGILLTQFESNKNKKSTNEHNEDMFRQNYMIDEHILMAAQDQSTQSLTIYKDSKGEWVLAKNKPINQGKWYIISEVDIWEAYSPLIKRFVLLAVCILLGTFYTIKIMLLITKSIEEPIQQLLKGVGKVEQGHYDYKINEQQLAPYAKEFQELCSSFNEMSVKVKEDTILLRELSITCQLTKLYNRRYLIEQGEHAFHECVKEENHCSCIAIDIDFFKKVNDTYGHLIGDEVLKHVAKLITESVRSIDIVTRYGGEEFVILLPTTTLESAEKIAESIRKNVEDHPYNMADQFIEITVSIGIAEYMTARDISTFYELIDRADQALYIAKERGRNQLSVYVSTDNLAQR comes from the coding sequence TTGAAAATTTTAAAGAAGCTACAAAGGCAGAATACGATAAAGAACCAACTTCGCAGAGGGCATGTGAGTATTACTTTCATCATAAGTCTATTTATTTTTATTCCTACGCTTTTTATCGAATATCAACAAACCATTAAACACCAAAATGAAGAGATGGCTAATTACTTAGACGCTCAAACTTATTTTTTTGAAAGCTGGTTAACGGAGCGATCAAGAGATATACATACAATCGCTAATTTAGATTTTGTTAGAAGCTATAATTATGAAAAATCTCAGACCTTTTTTCAAGATTTTAAAGAACAAACAGATTTTGCTGATTTAATCTTCGTCAATAAAGAAGGTATTATACAATTCGATACAGTTACCGAATATCGTAGAAATGGTACGGGCTTTGATGTGAATGATCGTCAGTACTTTCAAGTCGCTAAGGAAACTAAACAACCATATATAACGGATATTATAATTAGTAAAGTAACAAAGCAACCAATTATTGCTTTTGCTTCACCTATTCTGAATGAGGAGCAACAATTTAATGGTGTTGTTTTTGGAACCGTCAATTTACTTACAATCACGCAGCTATTACACGAGTCAAGGGTTGGTTTTCTAGGGCATGCATATATCTTGAATCAAGATGGAATCTTGCTCACGCAATTTGAATCTAATAAGAACAAAAAGTCAACTAACGAGCATAATGAAGATATGTTTAGGCAAAATTATATGATTGATGAGCATATTCTTATGGCTGCACAGGATCAATCGACGCAGTCTCTCACTATCTATAAAGACAGCAAGGGCGAATGGGTTCTGGCTAAAAACAAGCCAATTAATCAAGGGAAATGGTACATTATTTCAGAAGTCGACATATGGGAAGCGTATTCGCCATTAATAAAAAGATTCGTGCTGTTAGCCGTCTGTATCTTATTAGGCACATTTTACACCATTAAAATCATGCTTCTTATTACTAAAAGTATAGAAGAGCCGATTCAGCAACTGCTTAAAGGAGTTGGCAAGGTGGAACAAGGACACTACGATTATAAAATTAATGAACAACAGCTGGCACCTTATGCCAAAGAGTTTCAGGAACTTTGTTCGTCCTTCAATGAAATGAGCGTAAAAGTGAAAGAAGATACAATTTTACTGAGGGAACTATCTATCACCTGCCAGTTGACAAAGCTTTATAATCGTCGTTATTTGATTGAGCAGGGAGAGCATGCTTTTCATGAATGTGTCAAAGAAGAAAATCATTGTTCATGTATAGCGATTGATATTGATTTTTTCAAAAAGGTAAATGATACATATGGACATCTAATTGGTGATGAAGTACTAAAGCATGTTGCTAAACTAATAACGGAATCCGTGCGAAGTATAGATATTGTAACAAGATATGGGGGAGAAGAATTTGTTATTTTGTTACCAACAACCACTTTGGAAAGCGCTGAGAAAATAGCGGAAAGTATTAGAAAAAATGTTGAAGATCACCCATATAATATGGCTGATCAATTCATTGAAATTACGGTGAGTATTGGCATTGCTGAATATATGACAGCTAGGGATATTTCGACGTTTTATGAACTGATTGATAGAGCGGATCAAGCACTTTATATCGCCAAAGAAAGAGGTCGAAATCAGCTTAGCGTTTATGTTAGCACAGATAATTTGGCACAGCGTTAG